The DNA segment GTCCGGATCGCTGATCAACGAAGAAAAAGCATCGCATGAATGCTACATTCTTGCACAATGCGGGTATAAGGTCGACGAGTCTAAAAAAAACCTGACATATATGGTTAAAGACCTTTACATCCCGGGACGGGAAGACCTGCTTGAGCAATCCAGCGTAACTGTCACGCCAAAGGCGGATTTTTTAGAAAAGATCTTTTCTGAAGCTTATGAAAACAATAGCACAATAATAGAGATACATTCTCACGTTGACTCAAAGTCGCCGAACTTTTCATGGGTGGACATCGACCACGGCATAGACAACGGCCGGTTTCTAAGGTCGTGTAAGATCAAGTTCGTAATGTGCGTTATCGGCACGGAGGGTTTTTCCATCGCAGAGTATGACAGCGACCATGATTCTCTCGACTTGCCTAAAAAAGCGGTTATCAGCATAATGACGCGCAGCGGTATAAAAGATGTACTTCCCGGAGAAACATCGACCGGATCATCCATAGAGATATCCCCGGTCTATGACAGGCAAGTGTTAATGTGGGGCAAAGAAGGCCAGGAACGCATATGTAACGTATGCGCAGGGATAGTGGGGCTGGGCGGAACGGGTTCTGTCCTCTTACAGATGCTGGCAAGGATGGGAGTGAAAAAGTTCGTGCTCTGCGACGATGATATCATAGAGAGGTCAAACCTTAACAGGCTTCCTTATACATTTAATTCAGACATAGGCAAGAAGAAGATAAAAGCAGCACAAAATTACTTAAAAAAGCTGTCAAAGGACATTGATACTACCCTTCTTAACGGCAAGGTGCAGGAGCACAAAGAAAAGCTAAAAGGGTGCGATATTCTTTTCGGATGTGTCGATTCTGAGGGCGCAAGGCTGATACTTAACGAAATATCTCTAAAATATTTTATACCTTATATCGATACCGGGACTGAGATATTTTGTAGAAATGCCGATAGTGGCTCTAATAGCCTCGACATGGGAGGTCAGGTCAGGGTGGTGATCCCTTCAGTGACCGGATGTCTCGAGTGTATGGGAGGCATAGACAAAGGGAAAGCAGAAATGGACCTGCTGAGGCCC comes from the Methanooceanicella nereidis genome and includes:
- a CDS encoding HesA/MoeB/ThiF family protein, giving the protein MMKSQQKFRVSSSKKQRKIDRNIRVVFPEPLYEAMSGSLINEEKASHECYILAQCGYKVDESKKNLTYMVKDLYIPGREDLLEQSSVTVTPKADFLEKIFSEAYENNSTIIEIHSHVDSKSPNFSWVDIDHGIDNGRFLRSCKIKFVMCVIGTEGFSIAEYDSDHDSLDLPKKAVISIMTRSGIKDVLPGETSTGSSIEISPVYDRQVLMWGKEGQERICNVCAGIVGLGGTGSVLLQMLARMGVKKFVLCDDDIIERSNLNRLPYTFNSDIGKKKIKAAQNYLKKLSKDIDTTLLNGKVQEHKEKLKGCDILFGCVDSEGARLILNEISLKYFIPYIDTGTEIFCRNADSGSNSLDMGGQVRVVIPSVTGCLECMGGIDKGKAEMDLLRPEEMNIREKTGYVNGTDITPVPSVISLNNMIASMAVQEFVDMVTGNGSRPKEYNYIKYDSVEPVLERMIFEKDPSCPMCGNGGILGAGDIKKQSRPRIKNIAGSG